A region from the Gemmatimonadota bacterium genome encodes:
- a CDS encoding membrane dipeptidase codes for MSYRRRFLLTTAALLGIAAVGMVTVVAPVVDRRMNTVIPGSDSMVSAAALALHHAATIVDLHADALLWQRDLNDRHAHGHVDLPRLRDGHVGLQVFSVVTKTPRGINYERNTGETDNITLLAMAERYPPRAWRSLRERALWQARRFDQMAGASAGALRPVRTVGDLDRLLSARAGGTEVIGGILATEGLHPAEGVLENVDTLFAAGFRIFGLTHFFDNEVGGSAHGVSRGGLTAFGRTAIDRIAALGGVVDVAHASPALLDDVLGASAAAVMVSHTGVQGTCPGPRNLSDDQLRAIAARGGLVGIGFWDGAICEVSAASFARAVRHALAVAGDSVVALGSDFDGATRMPFDVSGIPRLTEAMLHAGLTPEQVRAVLGENAVAFLRRHLPP; via the coding sequence ATGAGCTACCGCCGCCGCTTCCTGCTCACGACCGCCGCCCTGCTGGGGATCGCGGCGGTTGGCATGGTGACCGTGGTCGCCCCGGTAGTGGACCGCCGGATGAACACCGTCATCCCCGGCAGTGACTCCATGGTTTCGGCGGCCGCGCTGGCACTCCACCACGCGGCGACCATCGTCGACCTGCACGCTGACGCACTGCTTTGGCAGCGCGACCTGAATGACCGCCATGCCCATGGTCACGTCGATCTGCCACGACTGCGCGACGGCCACGTCGGGCTCCAGGTGTTCAGCGTCGTGACCAAAACGCCGCGCGGCATCAACTACGAACGCAACACCGGCGAGACCGACAACATCACACTGCTCGCGATGGCCGAGCGGTACCCGCCGCGGGCGTGGCGTTCCCTCCGGGAGCGCGCGTTGTGGCAAGCACGTCGGTTCGACCAGATGGCTGGGGCGTCGGCCGGCGCGCTGCGACCGGTTCGCACCGTCGGGGACCTCGACCGGCTCCTCTCGGCGCGTGCGGGTGGGACCGAAGTCATTGGCGGGATACTCGCGACCGAGGGACTGCACCCGGCGGAAGGCGTGCTTGAAAACGTGGACACGCTGTTCGCCGCCGGGTTTCGCATCTTCGGGCTCACCCATTTCTTCGACAACGAAGTTGGGGGATCCGCGCATGGAGTCTCGCGCGGCGGGTTGACCGCCTTCGGTCGCACCGCCATTGATCGCATCGCAGCGTTAGGCGGCGTTGTCGACGTGGCACACGCCTCACCGGCGCTGCTTGACGACGTGCTCGGGGCATCGGCAGCGGCCGTGATGGTGAGCCACACGGGCGTCCAGGGGACCTGTCCCGGCCCGCGCAACCTGTCGGACGACCAACTGCGGGCCATTGCCGCCCGCGGCGGCCTGGTGGGGATCGGGTTCTGGGACGGGGCCATCTGTGAGGTGAGCGCCGCGTCGTTTGCGCGAGCGGTCCGGCACGCGCTCGCCGTGGCGGGGGATAGCGTGGTCGCCCTGGGCTCCGACTTCGACGGGGCCACGCGCATGCCGTTCGATGTCAGTGGGATCCCCCGGCTGACCGAGGCGATGTTGCACGCTGGCTTGACTCCGGAACAGGTCCGCGCGGTGCTGGGCGAGAACGCCGTAGCGTTCCTGCGGCGACACCTCCCGCCCTAG
- the kdsB gene encoding 3-deoxy-manno-octulosonate cytidylyltransferase, translated as MPVLAVIPARLGATRLPRKPLRLLGGQPLVLRVLDRVVGLGVADAVVVASDADEVHAAVRAHGGTSVDTREDHPSGTDRVAEVASRPEYQSFDVVLNVQGDEPFVSADVLRGAVRMCERFPLGTVAVRRGAAVLQEPSVVKVVCDASGRAMYFSRAPIPWLRDAADRAVHEPLVLQHVGVYAYRRGALQDWVQLPVHPLEQVERLEQLRPLAAGMGMGVAVLDGPLDGGIDTEDDLARANARWHDLFAGRS; from the coding sequence ATGCCCGTCCTGGCCGTAATCCCCGCCAGGCTGGGCGCGACCCGCCTCCCGCGAAAGCCCCTCCGGCTCCTTGGTGGCCAACCGCTCGTCCTCCGGGTTCTGGACCGCGTCGTGGGGCTCGGCGTGGCGGACGCCGTGGTCGTGGCGTCGGACGCCGATGAGGTGCACGCGGCGGTCCGCGCCCACGGAGGGACGAGCGTCGACACCCGGGAGGACCACCCATCCGGAACGGACCGCGTGGCCGAGGTGGCATCGCGCCCGGAGTACCAGTCGTTCGACGTCGTGCTGAACGTGCAGGGCGACGAGCCCTTTGTGTCGGCCGATGTGCTGCGGGGCGCCGTGCGGATGTGCGAGCGCTTTCCGCTGGGCACCGTCGCGGTGCGTCGAGGAGCGGCGGTCCTGCAGGAGCCGAGCGTGGTGAAGGTCGTGTGCGACGCATCGGGCCGCGCGATGTACTTTTCGCGAGCACCCATACCGTGGTTGCGCGACGCCGCGGACCGCGCCGTGCACGAGCCCCTCGTGCTCCAGCACGTAGGGGTGTACGCCTACCGACGTGGGGCCTTGCAAGACTGGGTGCAGCTGCCGGTGCACCCACTGGAGCAAGTGGAGCGACTGGAGCAACTTCGACCGCTGGCAGCGGGGATGGGCATGGGGGTGGCCGTGCTGGACGGCCCGCTCGACGGGGGCATTGACACGGAAGACGACCTGGCCCGCGCGAACGCGCGCTGGCATGACCTTTTCGCTGGACGGAGCTGA
- a CDS encoding CTP synthase: protein MQTGATTPQTTRFIFVTGGVVSSLGKGIAAASLGRLLVERGLRVSIMKFDPYLNVDPGTMSPFQHGEVFVTDDGAETDLDLGHYERFIDRPLSQLNNVTTGRIYLNVITKERRGEYQGHTVQVIPHITDEIKSHMKRMAPENDVVIVEIGGTVGDIESLPFLEAIRQFRQEVGKQNAMFIHLTLVPYISAAGEVKTKPTQHSVRELMEIGIQPDVLICRTERALGDDVKRKIALFCNVEFGNVIESVDVPTIYQIPLSFHEQGLDERVMTRLNLSGRQPDLGRWETLVNRVIRPRDKVRIAVVGKYTQFVDSYKSVQEALIHGGIGNDVGVEIKWLSSDDFTSPERGREILAGYHGLLVPGGYGVRGVEGMIEAIRAAREMRLPFFGICLGMQVALIEFARNVLGLDDSNSSEFKPECAHPVVSLLEEQKHITDIGGTQRLGAYPCRLVKGSKAAEIYGAPEVSERHRHRYEVSNAYREQFEEHGLRLAGLSPDESLVEIVEHASHPWFIGCQFHPELKSRPTNPHPLFQSFVGAAMRRKAATPTSVPAAVAHDAS, encoded by the coding sequence ATGCAGACCGGTGCCACGACGCCGCAGACCACGCGTTTCATTTTTGTCACCGGGGGCGTCGTTTCGTCGCTAGGGAAGGGAATCGCCGCCGCCTCGCTCGGCCGCCTGCTCGTCGAGCGGGGGCTGCGGGTCTCGATCATGAAGTTCGACCCGTACCTCAACGTCGACCCCGGCACGATGTCGCCATTTCAGCACGGCGAGGTCTTCGTGACCGACGACGGCGCCGAGACCGACCTCGACCTCGGGCACTACGAGCGGTTCATCGACCGGCCGTTGTCGCAGCTCAACAACGTGACGACGGGGCGCATCTACCTCAATGTCATCACGAAGGAGCGACGCGGCGAGTACCAGGGCCACACGGTCCAGGTGATCCCGCACATCACCGACGAGATCAAGTCGCACATGAAGCGCATGGCGCCCGAGAACGATGTCGTCATCGTGGAAATCGGGGGGACCGTCGGCGATATCGAGTCCTTGCCGTTCCTGGAGGCCATCCGCCAGTTTCGCCAGGAGGTCGGCAAGCAGAACGCGATGTTTATCCACCTCACCCTGGTTCCCTACATCTCAGCAGCGGGCGAGGTCAAGACCAAACCCACGCAGCATTCGGTGCGCGAGCTCATGGAGATCGGGATCCAGCCGGACGTGCTCATCTGTCGCACCGAGCGCGCCCTCGGCGACGACGTGAAGCGCAAGATCGCCCTCTTCTGCAACGTGGAATTCGGCAACGTGATCGAGAGCGTCGACGTGCCGACGATCTACCAGATCCCGCTCAGCTTCCACGAACAGGGGCTCGACGAGCGCGTCATGACCCGCCTCAACCTGAGCGGCCGCCAGCCGGACCTGGGGCGCTGGGAGACCCTGGTCAACCGCGTCATCCGTCCCCGAGACAAGGTCCGCATCGCGGTGGTGGGCAAGTACACACAGTTTGTCGACAGCTACAAGAGTGTCCAGGAAGCGCTGATTCACGGTGGGATCGGAAATGATGTCGGCGTGGAGATCAAGTGGCTGTCGAGCGATGACTTTACGTCGCCGGAACGTGGACGCGAGATCCTCGCCGGATATCACGGACTCCTCGTGCCGGGCGGCTATGGGGTCCGCGGCGTGGAAGGCATGATCGAAGCGATCCGCGCCGCGCGCGAGATGCGGCTGCCGTTCTTCGGCATTTGCCTGGGGATGCAGGTGGCCCTCATCGAATTCGCGCGCAACGTGCTCGGGCTGGACGATTCCAACTCCAGTGAGTTCAAGCCGGAGTGCGCGCACCCGGTGGTCTCCCTCCTGGAGGAACAGAAGCACATCACCGACATTGGCGGCACGCAACGGCTCGGCGCGTACCCCTGCCGGCTGGTGAAGGGCAGCAAGGCTGCCGAGATCTACGGCGCGCCCGAGGTCAGCGAGCGCCATCGCCACCGCTACGAGGTGTCCAACGCCTATCGGGAGCAATTCGAGGAACACGGCTTGCGCCTGGCCGGGCTCTCGCCTGACGAGTCGCTCGTCGAGATCGTCGAGCACGCGTCACATCCGTGGTTCATTGGGTGCCAGTTCCACCCGGAACTCAAGTCGCGCCCGACGAACCCGCACCCGTTGTTCCAGAGCTTTGTCGGGGCCGCCATGCGTCGGAAGGCAGCGACCCCGACGAGTGTTCCGGCCGCCGTGGCCCACGACGCGTCCTGA
- the kdsA gene encoding 3-deoxy-8-phosphooctulonate synthase — translation MPYHGFPTRQLFLIAGPCVIEDDALNLRVGEALARLADRLPGGVIYKASFDKANRSNAGAARGPGMHEGLEALRRVGVATGLPLLTDVHLPEQCAAAADVVDILQIPAFLCRQTDLLEAAAATGKPVNIKKGQWMHPEGMSGAVAKVRAAAPAGSTNGVAVTERGTFFGYGDLVVDMRAFERLRAATHAPVIFDGTHSVQQPGRGEGGSSGGAREHIPTLVLAAAAAGIDGLFLETHPDPAHAPSDGANMLPLETLPRLIERVVHVWEAARA, via the coding sequence ATGCCATATCACGGGTTCCCGACCAGGCAGCTCTTCCTCATTGCCGGGCCGTGCGTAATCGAGGACGACGCGCTCAACCTGCGCGTCGGCGAGGCGCTGGCTCGCCTGGCGGATCGCCTACCGGGGGGCGTGATCTACAAGGCGTCGTTCGACAAGGCCAACCGCTCGAATGCAGGCGCCGCCCGTGGACCGGGAATGCACGAGGGACTGGAGGCGCTCCGTCGCGTCGGTGTGGCGACCGGGCTGCCCCTGCTGACGGATGTGCACCTGCCGGAGCAGTGCGCCGCCGCGGCGGACGTGGTGGACATCCTGCAGATCCCGGCCTTCCTTTGTCGGCAGACCGACCTCCTGGAGGCCGCCGCAGCCACGGGGAAGCCGGTCAACATCAAGAAGGGGCAGTGGATGCATCCCGAGGGAATGTCCGGAGCGGTCGCCAAGGTCCGGGCCGCAGCACCCGCGGGCTCAACCAACGGCGTCGCCGTCACCGAGCGCGGGACGTTCTTCGGGTACGGCGACCTCGTGGTGGACATGCGCGCCTTCGAGCGCCTCCGGGCCGCCACACACGCGCCCGTGATCTTCGACGGCACACACTCCGTGCAGCAGCCGGGCCGTGGGGAAGGGGGAAGCAGCGGGGGCGCACGGGAGCACATCCCGACGCTTGTGCTCGCGGCCGCCGCGGCCGGTATCGATGGACTCTTCCTCGAGACCCACCCCGACCCCGCACACGCCCCCAGCGACGGCGCGAACATGCTGCCCCTGGAGACCCTGCCGCGGCTCATCGAGCGCGTGGTGCACGTGTGGGAGGCGGCCCGCGCATGA
- a CDS encoding HAD hydrolase family protein — protein sequence MTVPPFAGIGDTEEGRQLAARIRLVGLDVDGVLTDGGIYLGDVAGQRLEFKRYEIQDGLGIKMLQKAGILVAIITGRVSESVALRARELGVDDLVQDVHARKLIALRDLAARHGVDFNEMAFVGDDLPDVGALQVVGLPVVVANASADARAAARFTLSRRGGDGAIREFAEVLLNTRGEWNALATWYVESRAVGAQA from the coding sequence ATGACGGTGCCCCCGTTCGCCGGCATTGGCGACACAGAGGAGGGACGCCAGCTCGCCGCGAGGATTCGTCTCGTCGGGCTCGATGTCGACGGCGTGCTCACCGACGGTGGCATCTACCTGGGCGACGTGGCGGGCCAACGCCTGGAGTTCAAGCGGTATGAGATCCAGGACGGGCTCGGCATCAAGATGCTCCAGAAGGCCGGGATCCTCGTGGCCATCATCACGGGCCGCGTGTCCGAGAGCGTCGCGTTGCGTGCGCGTGAGTTGGGGGTCGACGACCTCGTGCAGGATGTGCACGCCCGCAAGCTCATCGCCCTCCGCGACCTGGCGGCCCGGCACGGCGTCGACTTCAACGAAATGGCGTTCGTCGGGGATGACCTGCCCGACGTTGGCGCGCTGCAGGTGGTTGGGCTGCCCGTAGTCGTGGCGAACGCCTCGGCCGATGCCCGGGCGGCCGCACGCTTCACCCTGTCACGGCGCGGGGGCGACGGCGCCATTCGCGAGTTCGCCGAAGTCTTGCTCAACACACGCGGGGAGTGGAACGCCCTCGCGACCTGGTATGTCGAGAGCCGCGCCGTGGGAGCCCAAGCATGA
- a CDS encoding KpsF/GutQ family sugar-phosphate isomerase produces MSDDLVLLQGRRVLALEAEGLLEASKRLDGAFATAVRLIVQATGRVIVSGVGKSGLIARKIAATLTSTGTPASFLHPVESLHGDLGIVGRDDVAILLSKSGESEELLTLLSHLTRFGTRTIAITGHADSSLARACDASLDGSVREEACPHDLAPTTSTTVALALGDALAVAVLAQKGFQRDDFARLHPGGALGRKLILRVADVMEAHDLPVLPPTAQVREATVMLARRRGIVALCDAEHRIVGVFTAGDLTRTLERSDRALELGLAELMTRAPKVARQGELASAVVYRMEQSGIVAMPVINDQEQLVGVVHLHDLMRAGVA; encoded by the coding sequence ATGAGTGACGACCTCGTGCTGCTGCAGGGCCGGCGCGTGCTCGCCCTCGAGGCCGAAGGACTCCTCGAGGCCAGCAAGCGTCTCGACGGGGCGTTCGCCACGGCGGTCCGGCTGATCGTGCAGGCCACCGGGCGCGTCATCGTCAGCGGCGTCGGCAAGTCCGGGCTCATCGCGCGCAAAATCGCCGCGACGCTCACCTCCACCGGGACCCCCGCGAGCTTCCTCCATCCGGTCGAGAGCCTGCATGGGGACCTGGGCATCGTGGGACGCGACGACGTCGCCATCCTCCTCTCCAAGAGCGGGGAGAGCGAGGAGCTGCTGACGCTCCTCAGCCACCTGACGCGGTTCGGGACGCGCACCATCGCCATCACCGGCCACGCCGACTCGTCGCTGGCCCGCGCCTGTGACGCGTCACTCGACGGCTCCGTGCGTGAGGAGGCGTGCCCGCATGACCTCGCCCCGACGACCAGCACGACCGTGGCCCTCGCGTTAGGCGACGCGCTCGCGGTCGCCGTGCTGGCACAGAAGGGATTCCAGCGCGACGACTTCGCTCGCCTGCATCCAGGGGGCGCCCTCGGCCGCAAACTGATCCTCCGCGTCGCGGACGTGATGGAGGCGCACGACCTGCCTGTGCTGCCGCCCACGGCGCAGGTGCGTGAGGCCACGGTCATGCTGGCCCGTCGTCGGGGCATCGTCGCCCTGTGCGATGCCGAGCACCGCATCGTGGGCGTCTTCACCGCTGGCGACCTGACGCGGACCTTGGAACGGTCGGATCGGGCCCTCGAGCTGGGCCTGGCCGAGCTCATGACGCGGGCACCGAAAGTGGCGCGTCAGGGGGAACTTGCCTCGGCCGTGGTGTACCGGATGGAGCAATCCGGCATCGTTGCGATGCCGGTCATCAATGACCAGGAGCAACTCGTGGGGGTGGTGCACTTGCATGACTTGATGCGCGCGGGGGTTGCATGA
- the lptC gene encoding LPS export ABC transporter periplasmic protein LptC has translation MRWFVLSLALTLSIACRETTTQATKAPATTADSADQTMFGVQFFVTDAGLRRAEVKADTAYMFEENTRTELRAVKATFFQTAGDKDSDLTSRQGTYNSRLGSMEARGDVVVNSVAGRKLTTPHLRFDPTRNEISSDSTFELREKNGRILRGVGFVSDPDLNAVRVLKGFQSSGNKVTLPSR, from the coding sequence ATGAGGTGGTTTGTTTTGAGCCTGGCGCTCACCCTCTCCATCGCCTGCCGGGAGACCACGACCCAGGCCACCAAGGCCCCGGCGACCACGGCGGACTCCGCCGACCAAACCATGTTCGGCGTGCAGTTCTTCGTCACGGACGCGGGCTTGCGTCGGGCGGAAGTCAAGGCGGACACGGCCTACATGTTCGAGGAGAATACCCGCACCGAGTTGCGCGCGGTGAAGGCCACGTTCTTCCAGACGGCGGGAGACAAGGACTCCGACCTGACCTCCCGGCAAGGAACCTATAATTCCCGCCTCGGCAGCATGGAGGCGCGCGGGGACGTGGTGGTCAACAGCGTCGCGGGACGTAAGTTGACCACGCCTCACCTGCGCTTCGACCCGACCCGGAACGAAATCTCGTCCGATAGCACCTTTGAGCTGCGCGAGAAGAACGGACGCATCTTGCGTGGCGTCGGCTTTGTGTCGGATCCCGACCTGAACGCGGTGCGCGTGCTCAAGGGATTCCAGTCCAGCGGTAACAAGGTCACGCTCCCATCGCGATGA
- the lptB gene encoding LPS export ABC transporter ATP-binding protein, translating to MAVPSGSIIEARGLVKVYRRRRVVNDVAFRLQQGEIVGLLGPNGAGKTTTFYMIVGLIPPQAGHIQLDGEDITRMPMYRRARRGIGYLSQEPSIFRKLSVEENLLAILETLPLSKEERRSRLEALLDELGIKHLRKSKAFALSGGERRRLEITRALVSQPKFMMLDEPFAGVDPIAVHDIQKIVAGLRQRGIGVLISDHNVEQTLDIVDRAYIMFDGQVKVSGTVRELVFDDEVSRIYLGPTLTARLRERFATEDTAA from the coding sequence ATGGCGGTGCCGTCGGGGTCGATCATCGAGGCGCGGGGCCTGGTCAAGGTCTACCGGCGCCGCCGCGTGGTGAACGACGTCGCCTTCCGGCTTCAGCAGGGCGAAATCGTGGGATTGCTCGGACCCAATGGCGCCGGAAAGACCACGACGTTTTACATGATCGTCGGGCTGATCCCGCCCCAGGCCGGCCACATCCAGCTGGACGGTGAGGACATCACCCGCATGCCGATGTACCGTCGCGCTCGGCGGGGGATCGGGTACCTTTCGCAGGAGCCCTCCATCTTCCGGAAACTCTCCGTGGAGGAGAACCTCCTGGCCATCCTTGAGACGTTGCCTCTCAGCAAGGAGGAGCGTCGATCTAGGCTGGAAGCCCTGCTGGACGAATTGGGAATCAAGCACCTCCGGAAGAGCAAGGCGTTCGCGCTTTCCGGTGGGGAGCGGCGGCGGCTCGAGATCACCCGGGCCCTCGTATCGCAACCGAAGTTCATGATGCTCGATGAGCCGTTTGCGGGAGTTGATCCCATCGCGGTCCACGACATCCAGAAGATCGTGGCAGGGTTGCGGCAACGCGGCATTGGGGTGTTGATCTCGGATCACAACGTGGAGCAGACGCTGGATATCGTGGACCGCGCGTACATCATGTTCGATGGCCAGGTGAAGGTCTCCGGAACGGTGCGGGAACTCGTCTTTGACGACGAAGTCTCCCGCATCTATCTCGGGCCCACGCTGACCGCGCGGTTGCGCGAGCGCTTCGCGACCGAGGACACGGCCGCATGA
- the rpoN gene encoding RNA polymerase factor sigma-54 codes for MRAGLSQSTSLRQELKINPRLYQAMDLLYMPLLDLQQHLKQELLINPFLEMVEPEEDEEVAEQEAAEEGEEGPVDLSEPEEPSTPELEAQKNDTVDWEEILQDGFAPDGPREETEEREYYEPVTVESRDLSDHLRDQVALLELNPRQLLLADEFIGNIGETGWLTCSLEEIQTSINEVVARAAEKEGFQGTLPFYTAEECQAALQVIQGLDPSGVGARDLRECLLLQLRDQQHEDTLQYRLVHDAFDELIAHRWSELSKRFGISPADVQQAADEVAKLDPKPGLRHSSASDGYIVPDMVVEKIDGAYRVFINDANLPRLKLSRAYQEIARDKKKFDGENKEFIANKLNSANWMIQAIEQRRQTMLKVMNYIVERQRDFFEKGVRGLRPLTLREVADVIGMHESTVSRVTNEKFVQTPRGVLPLKYFFSSGLATTGGEDVSARGIRDQIEKLVANEDPKNPLTDQAIVQILQDGGVHIARRTVAKYRDQLGVLSARMRKRV; via the coding sequence ATGAGGGCCGGCCTCAGCCAGAGCACCTCGCTCAGGCAGGAACTAAAGATCAATCCACGCCTGTACCAGGCGATGGACCTGCTCTACATGCCGCTGCTGGACCTGCAGCAGCATCTCAAGCAGGAGCTGCTGATCAACCCCTTCCTCGAGATGGTGGAACCCGAGGAGGACGAGGAGGTCGCAGAACAGGAGGCCGCCGAAGAAGGCGAGGAAGGTCCGGTCGACCTCTCGGAGCCCGAAGAACCCAGCACCCCGGAACTCGAGGCGCAAAAGAACGACACGGTCGATTGGGAAGAGATCCTCCAGGACGGATTCGCCCCGGATGGCCCGCGGGAGGAGACCGAGGAACGCGAGTACTACGAGCCGGTCACGGTGGAGTCGCGGGACCTGTCCGATCACCTCCGCGACCAGGTCGCGCTGCTCGAACTCAACCCCCGGCAGCTGCTCCTCGCCGATGAGTTCATCGGGAACATCGGTGAAACCGGGTGGTTGACCTGCTCCCTGGAAGAGATCCAGACCTCTATCAACGAGGTCGTGGCCCGCGCCGCAGAAAAGGAGGGGTTTCAGGGCACCCTCCCGTTCTACACCGCCGAAGAATGCCAGGCGGCGTTGCAGGTCATCCAGGGCCTGGACCCGTCGGGCGTGGGCGCACGCGACCTGCGCGAGTGCCTGCTCCTCCAACTGCGCGACCAGCAGCACGAAGACACCCTGCAGTACCGCCTGGTGCACGACGCGTTCGACGAACTCATCGCCCATCGCTGGAGCGAGTTGTCCAAGCGGTTCGGCATCAGCCCCGCTGACGTGCAGCAAGCCGCCGACGAGGTGGCCAAGCTGGACCCCAAGCCGGGACTGCGCCACTCGAGCGCCTCGGACGGCTACATCGTCCCGGACATGGTCGTGGAGAAGATCGACGGCGCGTATCGCGTATTCATCAATGACGCGAACCTGCCGCGACTCAAGCTGAGCCGGGCGTACCAGGAGATTGCCCGAGACAAGAAGAAGTTCGACGGCGAGAACAAGGAGTTCATCGCCAACAAGCTGAATTCAGCGAACTGGATGATCCAGGCCATTGAGCAGCGGCGCCAGACGATGCTCAAGGTCATGAACTACATCGTCGAACGGCAGCGCGACTTCTTCGAAAAGGGCGTCCGCGGCCTCCGGCCGCTCACCTTGCGCGAAGTCGCCGACGTCATCGGCATGCACGAGAGCACGGTCAGTCGCGTGACGAACGAGAAGTTCGTGCAAACCCCTCGCGGCGTGCTCCCGCTCAAGTACTTTTTCTCGTCGGGCCTCGCCACCACCGGCGGCGAGGATGTGTCGGCCCGCGGGATCCGCGACCAGATCGAGAAACTCGTGGCCAACGAGGACCCGAAGAACCCGCTGACCGACCAGGCCATCGTGCAAATTCTCCAGGACGGCGGGGTGCACATCGCCCGACGCACGGTGGCCAAGTATCGCGATCAACTCGGTGTGTTGTCGGCACGCATGCGGAAGCGCGTCTAG
- a CDS encoding glycosyltransferase family 2 protein, which yields MPDGRRQTEDGSGRQVEGERPVGSPLEVQAPLPTESETSPADRRLPAAASDIQVSVLVPAKDEAENLPLFMEQAEAVLGRDGVRYEVIVIDDGSVDQTWATIERLRARYPFLRGVRHRSRRGIADALRTGFLNARGQVLVFYPADLQFKPEDIPRLVAPILANEADMVTGFKQGKYEKAFVSRIYNGLSRLLFDVRVKDLNSVKAYRREIMEQLPIRPDWHRYMIVIAASQGFSVAEIPVPLYPRHAGKSKFGLSRIPVGVLDMLSVWFELRFSQKPLLLFGMMGAALFATGVVAGLVALGRLAFLGVGTRSVWTVIQTTLILGSIFFVAGLLGEQVAGLRAQVRELRRVTDELHDPPT from the coding sequence ATGCCGGACGGCAGACGGCAGACGGAAGACGGTAGCGGCCGCCAGGTCGAAGGCGAGCGGCCCGTCGGCTCTCCGCTCGAGGTGCAGGCGCCGCTCCCGACCGAAAGCGAGACGTCGCCCGCTGACCGCCGCCTGCCGGCCGCCGCCTCAGACATTCAGGTCTCGGTCCTCGTGCCGGCCAAGGACGAAGCCGAGAACCTCCCGCTGTTCATGGAGCAGGCCGAAGCCGTCCTGGGGCGCGACGGGGTGCGGTATGAGGTCATCGTGATCGATGATGGCTCCGTTGACCAAACCTGGGCAACGATCGAACGACTGCGTGCCCGGTACCCGTTCCTGAGAGGGGTGCGGCACCGCAGCCGCCGGGGAATCGCCGATGCCCTGCGCACCGGGTTTCTCAACGCGCGGGGACAGGTGTTGGTCTTCTACCCGGCCGACCTGCAGTTCAAGCCGGAGGACATCCCGCGGTTGGTGGCACCGATCCTCGCCAACGAGGCCGACATGGTCACCGGCTTCAAGCAGGGGAAGTATGAAAAGGCCTTCGTCTCGCGGATCTACAACGGCCTCAGCCGGCTGCTGTTTGACGTGCGCGTCAAGGACCTGAACAGCGTCAAGGCGTATCGGCGCGAGATCATGGAACAGTTGCCGATCCGCCCGGACTGGCACCGCTACATGATCGTCATCGCCGCCTCGCAGGGATTTTCGGTGGCGGAGATCCCGGTGCCTCTGTATCCCCGGCACGCCGGCAAGTCGAAGTTTGGCCTCAGTCGCATCCCCGTCGGCGTGCTCGACATGCTGAGCGTCTGGTTCGAGTTGCGCTTCTCGCAGAAGCCGCTGCTCCTGTTTGGGATGATGGGCGCCGCGCTGTTTGCCACTGGCGTGGTCGCCGGCCTGGTCGCGCTCGGCCGCCTCGCGTTCCTGGGCGTTGGAACCCGATCGGTGTGGACCGTCATCCAGACGACGCTCATCCTGGGGTCCATCTTCTTTGTCGCGGGGCTGCTGGGAGAGCAGGTGGCCGGCCTGCGCGCACAGGTGCGCGAGCTGCGTCGGGTGACCGACGAGTTGCACGACCCGCCGACCTGA